The nucleotide window AATCGAAGGGACCAGGTCtgattagtttattttgctttGTTCTTAAATCAAGAACGAGTTTGTTTTTTCTTGTCAACATCCCATCGGACTTTTCAGAGAattggaagttgcaagatggcacTGGAACGTGGCGACTCTGTGCGTACTGCTCCAGAAGAGGATCCCTTGTACTCAAtgcagtatgatttgactggattgcatagatatctttctggcctgggcctccttcatagCCAGTGTGAGACCACATTCAgactggagggacagcacctcatattctgcttgggtagctcacaacccaacggtatgaacattgaaagacacaatatgctggggtaactcagtgggtcaggcagcatccctggaggacatggataggtgatgtttcgggtcgagagtttcggggtgtcaggggtcatggggagaaggcagaagagtgaggttgagatggaaagatagaccagccatgctTCAATGGGTTAGTAAACCCCAAGGGGCTGAACGGCCTGATTCTGCCCCTATGTCATGAACTTGTGAGACTCTAGCATTATGTACCTTTCTgtggtaaaccagcaactgcagtgccTTGTATTTATTGTATGAAcctttgaattatttaattttaggtaactaacctataaATACCgccccctcctatccccccccccccccccccccccccccccccccccccccccccccccccagtgccccCCCAACTAGATTTGCACCCCAACTAGATTTGCATTTCGCACTTTATACGTGTACACGTGGCAATGAATAAAACTAACTAACTAAGCACTTCACTTGAATCCCTCTTAATCTGTGCTTCTTTGAGTCTAAAACTGATTAGGAAGCTACTGTTTTTCGAAGGATCAATTAATTTGTTACTTCTTTGTGTTTTCCAGTTTTTGGGAGTGGCCTTTCTCGGAGTTGGGCTCTGGGCTTGGAATGAAAAGGTAAGAGTATCTGATCACTCCTGTGGAACTGCACAAAATGCACGTCTGAAGACCCCCCTCtgcaatgagcagccagaggaagctcTCGAAGTGGACACAATTACGGCGTTAAAGATATTTGGAAATATATATGGATAGGTAGGATTTAGAAGACTATATGAGTCAAATGTAGGCacgtgggactagcccagaatgccaacctggtcagcacagacaagatgggccgaagggcctgtttccatgacatgTACGGCTCTATGATTATGAACAATGAATGGATTCTGAAATGTTCCTTTTTTGCTTTGCTTTGAACGAGAGAAACCAATCAAAGAACAAAGCGGTTATTTGTTGCATGAAATTCCGGGCAGGGGGAGGAGAGccagccaggggggggggggggggggggggggggggtgttcgggTTAAAGGCCGAGTCACTAAAAATCATTTAGATCATTTCAACGATGTGTAAGTTTAGTATAGagacacagtgtgaaaacaggccctttggcccaccgcgtccgtgccgaccaacgatcaccctgtaaactagttctatcctacacggggatatcctactagggacaatttacagaagccaattaacctgcaaacctgcacatatttgggatgtgggaggaagccggagcacccggaaaaaacatacactgtcacagggagaacgtgcaaacgccatacaaacagcgcccgtggtcaggatcgaacccgagtctctagcgctgtgaggcagcaacattaccactgCGCCGTTGAGTGTCTGTCACGATCACCATTTCCTACCTGGGACTGTGTGGTCAGCTCGGAGCGGGGCTTAATATCCCACTCGAGATTCAGCACTCCTTGCAATTTACCAACTTTAATATTTTCTTTGCAATGCACAAAACATCACTTGGATTTCCCATGCAGAATTATTGCTTTGAAGCCGCAAAGACTACTTTAAAAGTGCAACGCAAAGGAAAGCatcaatgtaaggatttaagccAAACAACAAATTAGTGGAgggactcggcaggtcaggcaggaggagggaatggatagacgacattgcgtggtcgggacccttcttcagcctaatttaggccttgacctgaaatgttgactgttcatttctatccatagatgtttagtttattattgtcatgtgtactgaggtacaatgaaaagctttttatcacgtgctatccagtcagcaaaaagattatacatgattgcaatcaagccgtccatagtgtacagatacaggctgaagggtataacatttagtgcaagataaagtccgattaaagatcacTAGTTggtgtaggatggttcagttgcctgataacagctgatgctgcctgactactgAGTTCCTTTGGCActtttgtgtgttttgctcaagattccagcatctgcagtttgttatgTGTCACTGTGCAACGTGTCACTAGGTTTTGGTCCAGGTTTATAAGTACCAAACCTTTGTGGACTTTCCATTCATAACAACACGTTGGGTCCTCAGATGAAACTTTGGGCAAAAATGGTACGTCTAAAAAAACAGAACTGGGATGtgcttagttttattttagtttagagataccgcatagaaacaggctcttcagctaccgggtccatgccaaccatcgatcacaagTAAGCTgggaaaagtgcagagaagatttaccaggatgctgccaagACTAGAAAGCCTcagctatagggcgaggttgggcaggcttggactttcttcctttgagtgcagaaggctgacgggtgatcttacagaggtgtataaaatcatgaagggtgaatgcacagtcttttacccagggtaggggaatcaagaactagagagtaTAGGTTTAATtgcaagatatagcatggaaacaggcccttcagcccaccgagtccattgatcacccgttcacacacgttctacgttatcccactttcccatccactctctgtgcacaagggggcaatttacaccgGCCAGTTGAtctacaaacacgcacatctttgggatgtgggagaaaacccatgcggtcacagggtaaacgtacaaactccacacagacagcagccaaggtcaggatcgaacccgggtctctggggcagtgaggcagtggctctaccggctgcgccactgtgtggagAAGGATTggggttgttgttgttgtttgcggcccgtgtgtgtgtgtgtgtgtgtcacgttGGTTGAGTGGTCGTGTCTGCGTGTTGTCTTACAGGGCGTGTTGTCGAACATCTCGTCCATCACGGATCTTGGGGGCTTTGACCCAGTCTGGTCGTTCCTCGTTGTTGGAGGAGTGATGTTCATCCTGGGATTCGCTGGGTGCATCGGAGCGCTACGAGAGAACACTTTTCTCCTCAAGTTTGTAAGTGAATCCAGGAGTAAGTTTAGAGACTGGGCATCATGGTCGccatcggcaagttgggccgaagggcctgtttccctactgtGTGACTTCATGACTATTTTAAGTAAGGCATATAAACCTTTAAAATACACAACGTGTTGTATATTGCtattattatctgatctgattggataccatgtaaaacaaagcttttctgatcccaaacccaaaacgccaccgatCCTGTGTCTCCagaccctgcctgacccgctgagttactccagctctttgtgtctatcttttcaccatagtttagtttagagacacattgtgggaacaggcccttcagccaactgagtccacgctgaccagcgatcaccctgtagcacagtggttcccaacctttttttggccatgccccacctaatcacctctaaaatcctgatgcccccccatgtggtgatatataattcttatcatttaaaaagtgaactccgtttcagctgaagaagcttaaaacgccaataccttggttgtaataactacacaataaagaccttttttacccccaaaaaattatttactcaaaataacatctgaaacataaactacatatgtttacctgatggaaaatcctaaaaaataaaaattgaaaatttggacccagacctcagtcgagctcaattgccccccttaaaaatcaaattgcccccctgtggggcgtacgccccacgttgggaaccactgctgtagcactatcctacacactggggacaataatatttacagaagccaattaacctacaaactgcacatctttggcctccacagtcatctggcaatgaattccacagtttcacaaccctTTGCTAAAGATtttcatcctcatctccattctgaagctaCAACTTTTTATTCTGAAAGTATTCTGGaacattctccccacatccactctatccaggctttcagtaggtttcaattagacccccccccccccccccatcaaccttgtaaactccagtgagtacaggcccagagttatcaaatgctcattatatgttaacccaatcatctccaggatcattttcgtaaaccttctctggaccctctcccaaCACCAACGCATCACTccttcgatagacacaaaatgctggagtaactcagccagggtcaggcagcatcactggagagcaggaatgggtgacgttttgggtccaaacCCTCCTTGGATatggttttcatgctgtatagtcatatggtgtggaaataggccctttggcccaacttgcccacgccgaccaacatgccccatctgcctgtatttggcccatatccctctaaaccggtcctatccatgtaccagtccatgTACTGTGTAATGCTACTAAAATgttacttttaaatgttgttataatacctgccttggGTACATTCACTGgccgcttgttccatacactcaccaccctctgagtgaaacggCAACCTCCATGTTTGCTATCAACTCTTGCCCCCATGTGCTGATCAGTGTCTTCTTGCAGATTTGTGTTGCAACAAAGAGCAAGCTCACACAAAGTGATTAGAATCTatagtcttttattagcaactctgcaGAGGTAACTCGACGAGCTTTCATCTCAGCATGCATAACTAgtctaagagagagagagagaggggagctctctaataagcctgtgtgcggagccacagtatgagtgacactaatcGACAACTCGTGACCCGAAGCATCGACATGCCCCTTTTgccttcatggatgctgcctggcctgctgggttcttccaacagattattattttttttgcctcaaggactcatagaaacatagaaattaggtgcaggagtaggccattcggcccttcgagcctgcaccgccattcaatatgatcatggcagatcatccaactcagtatcccgtacctgccttctctccataccctctgatccccgtagccacaagggccacatctaactccctcttaaaatatagccaatgaactggcctcgactaccctctgtggcagagagttccagagattcaccactctctgtgtgaaaaaagttcttctcatctcggttttaaaggatttcccccttatccttacgctgtgaccccttgtcctggacttccctaaacaTCGgttaacaatcttcctgcatctagcctgtccaaccccttaagaattttgtaagtttctataagatcccctctcaatcttctaaattctagagagtataaaaccaagtctatccagtctttcttcataagacagtcctgacatcccaggaatcagtctggtgaaccgtctctgcactccctctatggcaataatgtccttcctcagatttggagaccaaaactgtacgcaatactccaggtgtggtctcaccaagaccctgtacaactgcagtagaacctccctgctcctatactcaaatccttttgcaatgaaagctaacataccattcgctttctttactgcctgctgcacctgcatgcctaccttcaatgactggtgtaccatgacacccaggtctctcgctgcatctccccctttcccaatcggccaccatctgGGTGCCTTTCAGATTGTGAACTGTTTTGTTCTTTAAgaagtcattaagctggaaaagatgcagagaagatttatgaagatgttgccaaaaCTCTAGAGCCatgccttggagcgcaggaggctgaggggtgatcctatagaggtgtataaaatcataagcagaatatatagggtgaatgcacagtcttttacctgggTAAGTGAATCAAGAATGAAAGGGCATGGGTTTAATTGAAACAGACAGCATTGAAATAGGTTCTTCGgcgcactgagtccacgctgaccatcggttACTTGTTcaaactatgttatcccactttcacatccagtccctaaacactaggggcaatttacagaggctgattaaccaacaaacccgcatgtctttgtgtacaattctaaagggcctgtcccacttgggcgccatttgccaATCACAAcgcacgtgatgtgcgcatggtgcgcggtgacgtaggcagtgacgcgcactcacgcggtgccccaggattatgggattcacaaaatcttcgcctgCCACCTGTGTGACgtgcatgtgggacaggcccttaagtcaccgCTAATCCCTCTACCAAGGCAGACTGCCGTTGAGCACAGATTCTAATGGCTGTGTTGTTGCTTTGAGCAACAGCTTTGTAGATGAATGGTGCCAGTGTGTGGAATCTCTGTAACTCTGTTCTCTTCATTGTGAAACAGTTCTCGGTGTTCCTCGGAGTGATATTTTTCCTGGAGCTTACTGCGGGAGTGCTGGCTTTCGTCTTTAAGGACTGGATTCGAGATCAGCTCAACCTTTTTATCAACAAGAACGTTAGAGCCTATCGAGACGACATTGACCTCCAAAACCTCATCGACTTCACGCAGGAGTATGTAAGTCGTCAAACTGTGGGGAGATCTCACAACATGGAGcactacagcacaagaacaggtctttcggccggcaatgtctgtgttgaacatgatgtcaagaccatctgcacgtgatccataatccttcattcactgcatatccatgtgccctccAAAACCTGTcaaacaccactgttgtatcggcctctaccaccacccctggcagcacgttccaggcacccaccaccttctctgCATTTAAGAAaaaacttaccctgcacatcttatatctataaaactctggggccatccgaccgactgccgaccgacgcccttcctgcctttcgattcgtgcccgatactcgcagatgtccaatcggaatggccgatgctcgcagatgtccaatcggaatggattcatttgcatgtacggctgcctgctgcatttcttcctttgattcattgccacgcccaatccagacgctcaatctccgagatattttccatttcggtagagatttcgcttttctttctaagtatccgctcctcatttcatttcgtcgtgttgaagtacacgtttttaatcaaatccttcttcccccccccacccgcccccaagtatttcaaaaataaacaggcttctccatttacatgtcagcttccaacacacttcgaaacaaagttgcaagacaggaacactgaacttttcactgctgcagcaggcaggggaggtgccattggattttttttttaatccactgctgcgggaggcagggcagtgctggaatcttacttttgagaacagcttcagttccattggaggagacgggtgcatggtggaatattgggttgggggatcacaccattgggggagcagacccaacgggtctgcacttggtctagtctcctttaaattttgcccctttcgtaatagacaatagacaataggtgcagagtaggccatttggcccttcgagccagcaccgccattcaatgtgatcatggctgatcatccacaatcagtaccccgttgctgccttctccccatatctcctgactccgctatttttaaagagccctatctagctctctcttgaaagcatccagagaacctgcctccaccgccctctgaggcagagaattccacagactcaccactctctgtgagaaaaagtgtttcctcgtctccgttctaaatgcttcctctttattctgaaactgtggcccctggttctggactcccccaacatcgggaacatgtttcctgcctcttgtgtgtccaagcccttaacaatcttatatgtttcaatgaaatcccatctcatccttctaaacttcagagtgtacaagcccagctgctctaatctctcagcatatgacagtcccgccatcccgggaattaaccttgtaaacctactctgcaccccctcaatagcaagaatgtccttcctcaaattaggggacaataacggcacacaatactccaggtgtggtctcactaaggttctgtacaactgcagaaggacctctttgctcctatattcgattcctcttgttataaaggccaacatgccattcgctttcttcactgcctgctgtacctgcatgctcactttcatagactgatgtaccaggacccccagatcccgttatacttctgccttcctgtatttgctaccaaagtggataacctcacatttatccgcattaaacttcatctgccatgcatctgcccactcccccaacctgtccaagtcaccctgcattctcatagcatcctcctcacagttcacactgccacacagctttgtgtcaactgcaaacttgccTGCAAGTGATGCCCTTTCGTTCCCATTGTCATCGAGGGATAATCTTTCAAAGGAGTGCGACTGATGACCTGACATTGTGGCTTAGATTGTGAAGAGGTAACAGATACTAAAAACGGTAGAGACACagggactgcagttgctggattctgtactaaggtacagtgaaaagctattgtgttgtgtgctatctagtcagcggaaagactatacatgatgacaatcaagccgtccacagtgcatggGCACAGGTTAAAGGCaataacattgagtgcaagataCGCTCAAGAAAAGTTTGAAGTAAGAtagctccaatgaggtagatgggaggtcaggaccactctctagttgttggtaggatggttcaggtgcctgataacagctgggaagaaactgtcaataAGACATTGCACTAATGAAAATACatctagtagaaacaaggaactgcagatgctggtgtacaaaataaAAGACACTGCTGGAAGTaagggcaggtcaggcagcatctctggagaatatggattagTGAAGTtctgggtcgggaaccttcttctgactgattacaatcaaaccgcccACAGATACAAGTtaaaggcaataaagtttagtgcgagataaagtccaattgaagatagtccgagggtctccaatgaggtagatgataactcaggactactctcgagctggtgatagaaacatagaaacatagaaattaggtgcaggagtaggccattcggcccttcgagcctgcaccgccattcaatatgatcatggctgatcatccaactcagtatcccgtacctgccttctctccattccccctgatccccttagccacaagggccacatctaactcccttagggtggttcagttgcatcTTTACTCATTGAGTGCAACTTGAAATGCGACAAGATGCGCGTCTCCTGCGTTGCAGCCTGGGTGTACAGGTGGTTTGCAGCCACAGTGACCGTCTCCTCTTCCATTCGCAGTGGGAATGCTGTGGGGCCCACAGTGCCGACGACTGGAACCTGAACATTTACTTCAACTGTACGGACAGCAACACCAGCCGGGAGCGCTGCGGGGTTCCCTTCTCCTGCTGCACCAAGGGGGGCTTGGTAAGTCAGCCGCTTGGATATTGGGGGGCTCAGATGGGAAGGTCTTAAGCGCCAtgggtgatggaggggggggcttggtcatgggggggggggggggggggggggggggggggggggggggggggggggaggggctggagatttggggggggggagggcttgggcttggagatggggggggaggggggggcttggagatggagggagggggggggggggggggagggggggggcttggAGATGGGGCTCTTGGATGGGTATCAAGAACCAGATATGTTTAAGGCGAGGACAAAAAGATTGAATGAGAATCTGAGGAGCatcgttttacacagagggtggtgggagtatggaacgtgctgctagaGCAGgcattaaggcaggtactatcaacgtttaaaaacattttggacagatacatgcataggaaaggtgtagagtgaaggtagacacaaagtgatggagtaa belongs to Leucoraja erinacea ecotype New England chromosome 1, Leri_hhj_1, whole genome shotgun sequence and includes:
- the LOC129700713 gene encoding tetraspanin-5, whose amino-acid sequence is MSGKHYKGPEVSCCIKYFIFGFNIIFWFLGVAFLGVGLWAWNEKGVLSNISSITDLGGFDPVWSFLVVGGVMFILGFAGCIGALRENTFLLKFFSVFLGVIFFLELTAGVLAFVFKDWIRDQLNLFINKNVRAYRDDIDLQNLIDFTQEYWECCGAHSADDWNLNIYFNCTDSNTSRERCGVPFSCCTKGGLEDVINTQCGYDVRMKEVLEQQNYIYTKGCVGQFEKWLQENLTVVAGIFIGIALLQIFGICLSQNLVSDIEAVKASW